The following proteins are encoded in a genomic region of Blastopirellula marina:
- a CDS encoding DUF3891 family protein, which yields MIVRPHQAPSGESLLYLIPQSVHAALSGDLASHWGQSGFLPLVHPEVVWPAIFHHDDGWIATDNAPPVDPETKRPLSFLNTPTAEAHSIWTKSIQGAARISPFAQYLIAEHFMMLREHSHSADSEAGQLFLSKYEELCETWRDRWEERHPACDDQDVQLAIRQLRFFDWFSLWLCLAERTESHTFDETPQELSLTVIPQEDGIFVTDPWPWTVDEVHVAVGGWLVPDRNYDDTEDVLSELTDWRRLSWRFVPK from the coding sequence GTGATTGTTCGTCCTCATCAGGCTCCTAGCGGCGAGTCGCTGCTGTACCTTATTCCACAATCAGTTCACGCAGCCTTATCAGGCGACCTGGCATCGCACTGGGGGCAGAGCGGTTTCCTTCCTCTGGTTCATCCAGAAGTCGTTTGGCCCGCTATCTTTCATCATGACGACGGCTGGATCGCGACCGACAATGCCCCACCGGTCGATCCCGAGACCAAGCGTCCACTCTCGTTTCTGAACACACCAACCGCCGAAGCCCACTCGATCTGGACAAAGTCGATTCAGGGCGCAGCCCGGATCAGCCCGTTTGCCCAATATTTGATTGCCGAGCATTTCATGATGCTACGCGAGCATAGTCATTCGGCTGACTCGGAAGCAGGCCAGCTCTTTCTCAGCAAGTACGAAGAACTGTGCGAAACTTGGCGAGATCGCTGGGAAGAACGTCACCCGGCATGCGACGACCAAGATGTGCAGCTTGCGATTCGCCAACTTCGCTTCTTCGACTGGTTCAGCCTTTGGCTTTGCCTGGCAGAACGCACCGAATCGCACACGTTTGACGAGACTCCTCAAGAGCTTTCGCTTACCGTGATACCCCAAGAAGATGGCATCTTCGTAACCGATCCGTGGCCCTGGACGGTCGATGAGGTACACGTGGCGGTCGGCGGCTGGCTGGTGCCGGATCGAAATTACGACGACACCGAGGATGTACTCAGCGAGCTAACGGACTGGCGGCGACTCAGCTGGCGGTTCGTACCGAAATAG
- a CDS encoding VIT family protein → MSPRPIHREFHRADRIGWLRAAVLGANDGILSVGSLIVGVASADADYFQVVLSGVAGLTSGALSMAAGEYVSVSSQADTEQADTELEQRELAADPEGELVELTEIYVQRGLEPDLARQVARQLMEKDALKAHLRDELGISEHLAARPLQAAWASALSFSIGAALPVGVSAVAPKSMVVFLVAIVTVLSLGVLGALSAVTGGASPWKGAARVAFWGIVAMVVTSLIGKLFGVSVA, encoded by the coding sequence ATGAGTCCCAGGCCTATTCATCGAGAGTTTCATCGTGCGGATCGAATTGGCTGGCTCCGCGCGGCAGTGCTCGGGGCGAACGATGGCATTCTCTCAGTCGGCAGTTTGATCGTCGGGGTTGCCTCGGCTGATGCAGATTACTTTCAGGTTGTCCTTTCTGGCGTCGCTGGACTGACTTCCGGGGCGCTGTCGATGGCGGCAGGCGAGTACGTGTCGGTTAGTTCTCAGGCCGATACGGAACAAGCCGACACCGAACTTGAGCAGCGTGAACTCGCCGCCGATCCTGAGGGGGAATTAGTCGAGCTGACCGAGATTTACGTTCAGCGCGGATTAGAACCAGATCTGGCCCGTCAGGTGGCTCGGCAACTGATGGAGAAGGACGCCCTCAAGGCACATCTACGAGACGAGCTGGGGATTTCCGAGCATTTGGCGGCTCGGCCTCTGCAAGCGGCCTGGGCATCTGCCCTTTCCTTCAGTATCGGCGCGGCGTTGCCGGTCGGCGTTTCCGCGGTCGCTCCGAAGTCGATGGTTGTTTTCCTCGTGGCGATTGTCACTGTGCTTAGTCTGGGCGTGCTTGGTGCGTTGTCGGCAGTCACTGGGGGGGCTTCGCCATGGAAAGGCGCCGCGCGAGTCGCATTCTGGGGAATTGTGGCAATGGTTGTCACATCGCTCATTGGCAAGCTATTTGGTGTGTCGGTTGCTTGA
- a CDS encoding sigma-70 family RNA polymerase sigma factor produces MNKGYQNVALRQLRDQQIKYAPRDRKLDQANRAEKLISEIDPSKQYPVDYIYYRLTDFRPEQPSVGSLLPGKSAAEDLRLMVEDLSDAADVSVDSVPEEVLTVEQLSDRFNVSTKTISRWRKQGLVSRKFLFEGRKRVGFLRSSVERFVKDNPDRIERGRHFSQLSEAEKLEIIDRARRLANAGGTPSEVAKRVAAKMNRSVETIRYTLKNHDDEMPKEAVFPRGTGPLTESAKQIIYGEYRHGVSVDRLSEKHGRTRASIYRVINEIRYRHVMELPLDNIYNDDFEKPELEEEILGDMPPHEKPARKVRVPSGLPTYLASLYEMPLLNREQEYHLFRKFNFLKHKALKIREQLDEQRPKSSDMDEIERLYDLASEVKNLIVQSNLRLVVSIAKRHVAATEDFFELVSDGNMSLIRAAEKFDYSRGNKFSTYCSWAIMKNFARTIPVEFRHRDRYRTSLDEYFTTRVDERSDQYEQEMAQQQRERQIDKILHRLDEREQKIIIRRFGLDHSREPQTLKEVGEELGVTKERIRQIEARALNKLKTAARDFNFDLPETN; encoded by the coding sequence ATGAACAAGGGATATCAAAATGTCGCGTTGCGTCAGTTACGCGATCAGCAAATCAAATACGCTCCCCGGGATCGTAAGCTCGATCAGGCCAATCGTGCGGAGAAACTAATCTCCGAGATTGACCCAAGCAAACAATACCCGGTTGATTATATCTACTACCGGCTCACAGATTTCCGTCCAGAACAGCCGAGCGTCGGTTCTTTGCTGCCTGGCAAATCGGCGGCCGAAGACTTGCGTTTGATGGTCGAAGACTTGTCTGACGCAGCGGATGTCTCCGTTGATTCCGTGCCAGAGGAAGTTCTTACCGTCGAACAACTGAGTGATCGGTTCAACGTCTCGACGAAGACGATCTCTCGATGGCGGAAGCAAGGCTTAGTTAGTCGAAAGTTTCTGTTTGAAGGGCGTAAGCGAGTCGGGTTTCTTCGTTCCAGCGTCGAGCGATTCGTCAAAGATAATCCGGATCGTATTGAACGCGGCCGACACTTCAGCCAGTTGTCGGAAGCGGAAAAGCTGGAAATTATCGACCGAGCACGTCGTCTTGCAAACGCCGGTGGTACACCGTCGGAAGTGGCCAAGCGGGTCGCTGCCAAGATGAACCGTAGTGTCGAGACGATTCGATATACGCTGAAGAATCATGATGACGAAATGCCGAAAGAGGCTGTTTTCCCGCGTGGAACGGGGCCGCTAACGGAGTCGGCCAAGCAGATCATCTACGGCGAGTATCGTCACGGGGTCTCGGTCGATCGTCTCTCGGAGAAGCATGGGCGAACTCGCGCATCGATTTACCGCGTGATTAACGAAATTCGTTACCGCCACGTCATGGAATTGCCGCTGGATAATATCTACAACGACGACTTTGAAAAGCCGGAGTTGGAAGAGGAAATCCTTGGTGATATGCCACCGCACGAGAAACCGGCTCGTAAGGTTCGGGTGCCGTCCGGCTTGCCGACCTACCTAGCCTCGCTGTATGAAATGCCGCTTCTGAACCGTGAGCAAGAGTATCACTTGTTCCGGAAGTTCAACTTCCTCAAGCACAAGGCCTTAAAGATTCGCGAACAGCTTGATGAACAGCGTCCCAAGTCGAGCGACATGGACGAAATCGAGCGACTTTACGACCTAGCCAGCGAAGTGAAGAACTTGATCGTGCAGTCCAACTTGCGATTGGTGGTTTCGATTGCCAAGCGTCATGTGGCTGCGACGGAAGACTTCTTCGAGTTGGTTTCCGACGGTAACATGTCGTTGATTCGGGCTGCGGAGAAATTTGACTACTCGCGTGGTAACAAATTCAGCACTTACTGCAGTTGGGCGATCATGAAGAACTTCGCCCGAACTATTCCGGTTGAGTTCCGCCATCGCGATCGTTACCGCACTAGCTTGGATGAGTACTTCACCACGCGGGTCGACGAGCGTAGCGATCAGTACGAGCAGGAAATGGCTCAGCAGCAGCGTGAGCGACAGATCGATAAGATCTTGCATCGCTTGGACGAGCGTGAGCAGAAGATTATTATCCGCCGATTCGGACTGGATCACTCCCGCGAACCGCAGACTTTGAAGGAGGTCGGCGAGGAGTTGGGTGTGACGAAGGAGCGAATCCGCCAAATTGAAGCCCGGGCCCTGAACAAGTTGAAAACGGCTGCCCGCGACTTCAACTTCGATTTACCGGAAACGAATTAG